CAAAACAAGCACAAACCCTGCGGGATTTAGACGGGAAAATTACTTAGGTAAAAATGCTCGATTAATCTCCCAGCGCTGCTCGATCCGTCTAGTCGAGCACGATGCGATGCTCGAGCCCCCAATCTCTTCTCAAACACAAAACAGTACGCGCCCCTGACCTACCCCCGCAACATGCAGTTCCACCTTCCGACCAACCCAAACCTTCGAACTCACCGGAGTGCTCCCTTCGTCGCCGTGGAGAAAAACGCCgccagccgcgccgcccctcGTGTGGTACCCCGCGACGCGCGCCTCACACGCGCAGCTCCGAGTTCAGGGCCGCTCGCCGCCGAACAAGACCGCCGGCCCGAAATCGCCACTGGAagcgccggcggggaggagaAAAATGAAGACGGGAAAAGAGGGTGGGGACCGTGGGGGAAAGGGAGGAAGCTGAGCAGCGCCTCCAAAGAAGACGCCAGCAGCTGGGCCCCACTTGAAAACATGCTTCAAGTCTTGTCCGAGAAGCGGCGCGCCGGTAAGGAATCGATCGTGCGGTCGGCTTCGCATTGGACGGCCCTGAAGCGTGTGCGCCTGAAGACGGCAGAAAGTGCATAGTCACTTTtaagcatttttcttttgcctaACTTACTGAGCACCGGCTGggttttttctctctcaaaaTTTTGTTATGGCTGGACGATTCTGACTTGACATATATAGACTGAATCCTAAGCCTCTATGTCCCCTGTGCAGAGCAGGTATGGCTGCGCCGTCAAAGCGCAATGCGCTGGTGAACGTGACAGTCGAGGACACCGACGCCCTCGATTGCGGCGTCTGCTGGCTCCCTCTCAAGCCGCCCATCTTCCAGGTACCAAACTTCTTTGTCCCTCGATCGATCTCATGTTAATTTGCTTGCGTACATCTAGCTCTGCCGATACACCGTAACAAATCGTGCATACATTGATGCATCTCGATCTCGATCTCATACATGTTTGCTTGCAGTGTCAAGTCGGCCACGTGTTCTGCCTGCCGTGCCGCGACAAGCTGGTCCAGACGTCGGCGCGATGCCCCGTGTGCGGCGGCGAGatcgtcgacgacgacggggcCTACCGGCGGAACCACGGCCTGGAGAAGCTGCTGGCGTCCATCCGCGTGCCATGCCCCAACGCCGCCCGGGGCTGCTCCGCAAAGCCAGCCTACTACGACCGGCAAGCCCATGTCAAGACATGCCCCTGCCGGCCATGCCACTGCCCGGCAACAGCCTGCTGCTTCGCCGGCTCCAAGGCGAAGCTCCTGCAGCACTTCCCCTCCGTGCACAGGTGGCCCTTAACCAAGCTCACGCATCGGCGCTGGCAGGTGATCCAGCTCCGCCACGGCTTCAACGTCCTGGACGTCGGCGACTCCTACGATGCCGCCAAGCGCCTTATCTgcctgctgctggtggtgtcCAGCGGGCGGCGTCTTGGATGCGCCATCTACCCTGTGTGCCTGGACGCTGGCGGAGGCGGCATTGATGGATGCGACCTCGAGCTCGACGTCTCGCGGCACAACGACGAAACCGATAGTGGCGACTGCCCGGCCTAGAGGACCGCTTCCAGTTCGTCATGCCTAAGTCTATTCGGCCGGACATGGAGGGGACTATCAAGGTTTCGGCATATGTTAGTTTTGTGTGCCCGGTCTCCTATAGTTTTTGTCGATATTCGATGGTGTGAAAAGCGGCTCATTCGGTttaaaggaaaacaaaacacagTAAAAGTGGAAAGGGAATGACTAGGCTATGTTGACTGTGTGATTAACAAATTCTTAGTCGATCTTGTCTCTACTAAGCACATTACCCTCTATTCTGGTCCAGTATTACACATGTAAGTTCAGTAATGATTTTTGatagcttttttttagcaaatgaTTTTTGATATCGGAAAGCATATACGCACATAAactttcacgtgcaatttttataTTGCACCTAAACTTTCACTTGCTATTTTTAAAGTTGCACCTAAACTTTCACGTGCTATTTTTTAAATTAGGGGCATAACTCttaaaattacatttgcaCCGTTGATGCAACTAAGAAAATTACAATGCAACTGAATAAACATCAGTTAATACGCTAGGGTTGCACAAATAATATGTGAAAATTTGTGTttgatgataaaaaaaaacaatagaaacaaaaaaagataaagcgaagaaagaaaaagaaaaatacttaCATAAAATTGGCGTGATGAAGAATCGAACAGCAAACCTCAATCAAGACCTCCAATAGATGACCACCAGACCAGCAAGATGATTCTAATTAGTTGTGAACGTTGCCTTATTTATTTTGCTCAAACTATCAGTTTTCTCCTTATTGCACAAATCTTGATGCCTGACCCAACGTCCCACATGCGTCGACCGAGAAAAACTATTTCTCAGGCGACTGCTCGCTAGCAGATTCTAAGTGGAAAACATAGGATTGTGTACTTGCCATCCTAAGGAATGGTTTTTGCTTCATTCGTTTGGAAAAAAGAGGTTGGATCTTatgttcattttctttcaaaaacaTAGGAAAAGTACCAAAAATCAGCCAGCGGAAAAGATAAGTGCCCGTAAAAAATAAGTGCTTGATCGTCACATCTAGGCTCGCTGGTAATTAATTTGCTCATCTTGAACTCTTTTTTAGGCCCAACTTGAACTCGATTGAACACACAAATCTCAGAGATACAAGAAAACACAGGAGGGCTGATCCTTCCGTTCCTTTTTCGGTTCAGGTAGCTCCTAGCTAGGGACAGTGGCGGATCTAGGTTTTTGAGACAAGGTGATTCAATGTATAAACTTTTATCCCAATATAAATTATAACCAGCAATTTTTTTACCTCAAACATACCAATAGTATTGAATTTGGGAAGAGAAAACCCCGGCATTGGAACAATTTTGCGATAATTTCAATTCGATCAATGTGCAAATCTTAATTCGATTCAATGAAAGACCGAGGAAAATGTCGCCGTCTCCGTGTAAGCTGCTGCCCCGTCGCATGCTCGCGTTGATGAATCGTATGTTTGCCGTCCGCTGGCAGTAagcgatgatgatgacgagAAATATGATGCGATGTTAGCTGCTCATGCTCGTCTGCTCGGCAAAAATACGATACGATGCCAACTGCTCGTGATCGATCGCTAGACTGCTACAAGGTCCGATCTGATGTGGTGATGCGTACACTACACAACAGAAAGAAGACGAGAACTGGCCGGAAAGATGGACTATTTGCTCGGAATGATTTTTCATGTTTGGTGGATTTAAGATACACTAATGTATATGTATACGGGCTGTATGGACCACCTGGCCACCCTATGTATCGGCCGGTCGCTAGGGAGCACcgttctgttttctttttctttgttttgaacTGCCAGAGATAGCCCGGGTTTAATTTGTTGTCCTTCATACGCAGCGGTTAAatttggagagaaaaaaattcagGTAGATAGCCTCcgttaaaaataaaaaggaaataaaaacaGGTAGCTAGATAACGAGGCAGGAGGCAAAAACCGAATCGGACCCAACGTAAACACACGTACGTGGCAAGACGGAAACTAATCAAACTCGCCGCTCCAAGACTTTGGCTCTATGTACACTCGTATATATTTCCCGCAAGGGAACCAAGATACGATACGATGGCGCCCCCGGCGTCGAAACGGCAGGCCCTGGCCAACGTGAGGGTGGAGGACGCCCGCGGCCTGGAATGCGGCGTCTGCTGGCTCCCGCTGAGGCCGCCCATCTTCCAGTGCGCCGTGGGGCACGTGCTCTTCCGGCCGTGCCGCGACAAGCTGGCCGCCGCATCCGCATCATCCAACAAgtgccacgtgtgccgcgccCCGACAACCGGCGACAAcaacaacggcggcggctaccGCCGTTGCCACGACATGGAGACCCTGATAGAGTCCATCATCTGCGTCCCATGCCCCAACACGCTGCGACGCCACGCCGGCCACGTCTCtatctttttttctcgaaaatGAAAATTTGTATTGATCTCAAATTATATGGAGCGATACAACCAAAGAATATCCTGACAATCTAAGAAGGAGACGTGCCCAGCGTTGTCTTAGCGTGCGGCGCGCTCCGAGATTTGTGCAACGACATCGAGAAGAGCACAGTACGCCCGAATATTCTCAtcccgatctcctcccccgatcctcctctctcctcctcccccgatcTCATCCTCCCGATTGCTCTTGTCGGCGGCGTGTGGCTcgcggagcggcggccgcaAAGGGCAGCGGCGTGCGGGGTGGCCTAGGAAgagctgcggcggcgtggggtgggcgggcggcgcgcggggcggcggccgcgagctccgACGCTACCTCTCCCCCGCGCCCTCTGTCTATTTTCCTCCCCATCCCATCTcacggaggagcagcagcataGGCCGGGGCCGGAGCAGGGAGGTCGCGGTGGCGGAGCAGCGCacgcagcggcggcagcgagccCCGTGGGCCGTGTTCGGGGCAGGGAGGTTAGGGGACGGAGCAGCGGCCGCAGTGGCGGCAAAGCCCCTCGGGCCGAGGCCGGAGCAGGGCACGGCGATGCGTCGCCGCGGGCGCCCGTGGCGGCGGTGAAGAAAACCCATGGCGGGGCAGATCCTGCGCATGAGCGGGCGCTGTGGCGCAGGAGGATGGAGGCGGAGTAGCGACGGGCCGCGGCGTCGCACAAAGCATGCGTGacggcggagcgggaggcaagcgcggcggcggcagcgcgtgAAGTCCGGCCTGACGCCCCACTGCCACCCTCCTTCATCCCGAGCAGGTCCACTACGACACTACATGCACGGCCTTCCCCTGCAGCTCCTCGACCTGCTGGCTGCCGCCAACTCGGCCCATACGCTAATGGCTGCACCGCCGTCGGCGACCAGTGCGAGCGTCGCGtttaggggctgtttggtttagCGCCTTTGCCTGTCGTTTGGTTTAGCGCCAGCATTTTGGCGAGCAGCGAATTCGTTCGCCTAGGATCTGGCGAGCCGTTGATTTGGCATGGTGGCGCGGCCTCGGCCGGCGCGTACATCTCGCGGCGTGCTCACCCTCAACCGGCCAGCTCCTAGATGCAAAATAAGCTGGCGACCAAGCGATAACCTGGTAATCAAGTGGCATTAACCTGATAAATAAGTGACTATAACTCGGTAAAACGGTGACAATAATTCGGTAAAACGGTGACGATAACCTGATAACCAAGTGATATTTTAAGTTGGTAAAACAGTGACAATAACCTGGTGACAAAGTGATCTTAACCCGGTAAACAAGTGATTTTTAACATGGTAACCAAGTGATTTTTTAAACTTGGCCAACAAGTGAACATAACCTGATAAACAAGTGATATTAACATGGTAAACAAATGGGCATAACTCGGTAAACAAGTGAGTATAACCTGATAAATAAGTTAGCATAATCCAGTAAACAAGCGACCATAACTTGGTAATTCTaacgaaaagaaaagttgtCTAAACATATCAATTTGTAGATCTTGGGATGATTAAACTAAGGTGAAAACAACTCGTCACTCGGCTGCACTGTTTAGGAGATAAAGAAGTTTCCAACAGAAAATCATGTGGATTTAGGTAGACCAGACGGACGCCGCGTGCTAGCAGTAGGGTTCGACGGTCGCCTTGTCGAGGCAAGCGCTGATAACGGGCGCCGCATGCTAGAACATGAGTGCGCACGCCGCCCATAATTTTGTCCACCAAATTAAATTTTTATGCACCTCAATAAATATGTCTAATTTAGAAGGACGGAACTTTATTATCAAATTTTTATAGGCAGCAAAAAATTATCTCTAATTTAGAAGGCTGGACGGTGCTACGATGTGCTCAGTGCTCTACTACGATCAGCCAGCGAGGCTGGACGGGCTGCACCAGCACTACTCTTGGGGTAATCTGGTGTTGTTGGGCCAGGCTGCTGGATTATGGGGCACGATACGAAAGACCACGTAGACGCACGCGGGCGCGGGAAGACCGTGGGGGCGCCGTACGCTAATTAGCGTGGGCACGGTCGCCCTATATATAGTCCAGTGCGGCACGTGACTCTTCAATTTTGGGTATTACTTGTTGTATGATGCTCCTTGAAACTTATCCTCGCTAAGACTTCGCCTTATGAAATGCATATCTTTTCTTTCAGTACTTGCTCATGTCGACCCGATTAAAAATAGATCGATGAAAGAGAATTAATGAGCTCAACTTAATCCGTTTGATAATGTGATTCGTCATAATTATCCTGGTAAGCAGATGTAGATAATCTGAAAAATATGCACAAATAATCTGGTAGGTAGATGAAAATAACCTGGCAAACATGACAGTACTTTTTATAGGTACTAATAAATAGGGGAAGATAACCTAGTAAATATGCACAAATAATTTGATAGGTATAAACAAATATCGTGTAACCATGAGACTTATTTTTATTAGTCGTATTATGTCACGTAGATAATCTGATAAGTAGAAACAATTAACCTGGTAAGTAGGAAATACTAACCTGATAAGTAGGAACAGGTAATCTGGTAAGTAATAACACTCAACCTGATAAGTAGAGACAATTAACTTGGTAAGTAGCCACAATTAACTTGACAAGTATATGTGGATAATCTAATCTGATAAATAGACACGGTTAACTATAGTAGGTGTGGATACTGGTAAGTAGACGTGGGTAAGATGACAAGTAGGTTGGTAAATTGACAAGCAAACGTAGCTAAATCGGCAAATACTGATTAAGTCAATAAGTAAGCGCGTATACAATGAGTAAGGACAAACAGATAAACTAGCAACTAGGTATTGCAAATGGGCAAAGTTAAACTTGAAGTATAATTTGCGAAATATGCGGTAGTGTTACGTTTTTAAGGACAACTTGCACGtttgacaaattttatacGTTTTAGATAGATCAATTTTCTATACCGCAAAAAGTATGtctaatttgaaaaaaaaaacattaaagCGATGGCCAAGCAGCTACTGAAGCTGGGCTGAGATGCGAGCTGGCGTTGCTGGGCCAACGAGCTGGCGTTGCTGGGCCAAGC
The Brachypodium distachyon strain Bd21 chromosome 2, Brachypodium_distachyon_v3.0, whole genome shotgun sequence genome window above contains:
- the LOC112270743 gene encoding E3 ubiquitin-protein ligase SINA-like 10 — protein: MAAPSKRNALVNVTVEDTDALDCGVCWLPLKPPIFQCQVGHVFCLPCRDKLVQTSARCPVCGGEIVDDDGAYRRNHGLEKLLASIRVPCPNAARGCSAKPAYYDRQAHVKTCPCRPCHCPATACCFAGSKAKLLQHFPSVHRWPLTKLTHRRWQVIQLRHGFNVLDVGDSYDAAKRLICLLLVVSSGRRLGCAIYPVCLDAGGGGIDGCDLELDVSRHNDETDSGDCPA